The Flavobacterium piscisymbiosum genome includes a region encoding these proteins:
- the leuB gene encoding 3-isopropylmalate dehydrogenase: protein MNLKIAVLPGDGIGPEVIAQAKKALYAIGEVYNHEFVFEEALMGAIAIDKTGNPLPEQTLNLCLNTDAVLFGAIGDPKYDNNPNAKVRPEQGLLKLRKELGLFANIRPIKPYKALIDASPLKREIIDGADFTIFRELTGGAYFGAKTLNEEGTHASDLCEYSEEEITRIAHLAFKSAQNRRKKLTMVDKANVLETSRLWRKVVQKVSANYPDVALDFLFVDNAAMQLILNPKQFDVILTENLFGDILSDEASVITGSIGLLASASLGEKNALFEPIHGSYPQAKGKNIANPIASILSAAMLLEHFGLFKEANIIYQAVEKAIEYKVVTIDLKPDSKFGTNEVGEFVSNFIFSKDDLLYFRNDNVHIGQSTIV from the coding sequence ATGAATTTGAAAATAGCAGTTTTACCAGGAGACGGAATTGGGCCGGAAGTAATTGCACAAGCCAAAAAGGCTTTGTATGCAATTGGAGAAGTGTACAATCATGAATTTGTTTTTGAAGAGGCTCTCATGGGAGCGATTGCTATTGACAAAACGGGAAATCCATTGCCGGAGCAAACACTGAATTTGTGTTTAAATACAGATGCAGTTTTATTTGGCGCCATTGGAGATCCTAAATATGACAATAATCCAAATGCAAAAGTTCGTCCGGAGCAGGGATTATTAAAACTACGTAAAGAATTAGGATTGTTTGCTAATATTCGTCCTATAAAACCTTATAAAGCATTAATTGATGCTTCTCCTTTAAAAAGAGAAATTATCGATGGAGCTGATTTTACTATTTTCAGAGAATTAACAGGTGGTGCTTATTTTGGAGCTAAAACATTAAATGAAGAAGGTACACACGCTTCGGATTTATGTGAATATTCAGAAGAAGAAATTACCAGAATTGCACATTTAGCTTTTAAATCAGCACAAAACCGACGCAAAAAGCTGACAATGGTAGACAAAGCAAATGTTTTGGAAACCTCAAGATTATGGAGAAAAGTAGTTCAGAAAGTGAGTGCTAATTATCCTGATGTAGCTTTAGATTTTTTATTTGTGGATAATGCAGCAATGCAATTGATTTTGAATCCAAAACAATTTGATGTGATTTTGACAGAAAATTTATTTGGAGATATTTTATCAGATGAAGCAAGTGTTATTACGGGTTCTATCGGATTATTAGCTTCAGCATCTTTAGGAGAAAAAAATGCTTTGTTTGAGCCAATTCACGGTTCATATCCTCAGGCAAAAGGAAAAAATATTGCCAACCCAATTGCTTCGATTTTATCTGCTGCAATGTTGTTAGAGCATTTTGGTTTATTCAAAGAAGCAAATATAATTTATCAGGCGGTTGAAAAAGCAATCGAATATAAAGTTGTTACAATTGATTTAAAACCAGATTCAAAATTCGGTACAAATGAAGTAGGGGAGTTTGTTTCAAATTTTATTTTCAGCAAGGATGATCTGTTATATTTTAGAAATGACAACGTTCATATAGGACAGTCGACGATTGTTTAG
- the ilvD gene encoding dihydroxy-acid dehydratase, giving the protein MELNKYSKTITQDQTQPAAQAMLYGIGLTEEDLKKAQVGIVSMGYDGNTCNMHLNDLAKDVKKGVWDANLVGLIFNTIGVSDGISNGTEGMRFSLVSRDVIADSIETVVGAQWYDGVIAIPGCDKNMPGALIAMGRLNRPAMMVYGGSIHSGKWKGESLNIVSAFEALGKKVKNEITPEDFKGVIQNACPGAGACGGMYTANTMSSAIEALGMSLPYSSSNPALSQEKRDECLAAGEAIKILLEKDIKPRDIMTRKAFENAITIVAVLGGSTNAVMHLIAMAHAVDIEITLDDFQAINDRTPVLADMKPSGKYMMEDIHEAGGIPSVMKYLLKVGLIHGDCLTVTGKTVAENLASTPDLQDGQQVIHEIQKALKPTGNIQVLYGNLASEGAVAKISGKEGEYFEGPAVVFEGEFEVIPGLEAGKIKPGNVVVIRYCGPKGGPGMPEMLKPTSAIIGAGLGSSCALITDGRFSGGSHGFVVGHITPEAYDGGGIALVKDGDLIAIDAVKNTIDLKISDEEFAARKAAWVQPPLKVTKGVLLKYARSVSSASTGCVTDK; this is encoded by the coding sequence ATGGAATTAAATAAGTACAGCAAAACCATCACCCAAGATCAAACACAACCTGCGGCACAAGCCATGTTGTACGGAATTGGTTTAACTGAAGAAGATTTGAAAAAAGCACAAGTTGGTATTGTGAGCATGGGTTACGATGGTAATACTTGCAACATGCACTTGAATGATTTAGCAAAAGATGTAAAGAAAGGTGTTTGGGATGCAAATCTGGTCGGACTTATTTTTAATACCATTGGTGTTAGTGACGGAATTTCAAACGGTACTGAAGGAATGCGTTTTTCTTTGGTTTCCCGCGATGTAATAGCAGATTCTATAGAAACAGTTGTAGGAGCGCAGTGGTACGATGGTGTAATTGCAATTCCTGGTTGTGATAAAAATATGCCGGGAGCACTGATCGCAATGGGACGCTTAAACCGCCCGGCGATGATGGTTTATGGAGGTTCAATTCACTCCGGAAAATGGAAAGGTGAATCTTTAAACATTGTTTCTGCTTTTGAAGCTTTAGGAAAAAAAGTAAAAAACGAAATTACTCCGGAAGATTTTAAAGGAGTTATTCAAAATGCATGTCCGGGAGCGGGTGCTTGTGGAGGTATGTATACTGCAAATACTATGTCTTCTGCAATTGAAGCATTAGGAATGAGTTTGCCTTACAGCTCTTCTAATCCTGCTTTAAGTCAGGAAAAAAGAGACGAATGTCTTGCTGCGGGAGAAGCGATTAAGATATTATTAGAAAAAGATATTAAGCCAAGAGATATCATGACTCGTAAAGCTTTCGAAAACGCTATTACAATTGTAGCAGTTTTAGGAGGTTCTACAAATGCGGTTATGCACTTAATTGCAATGGCTCATGCTGTTGATATCGAAATTACTTTAGATGATTTTCAGGCAATTAATGACAGAACACCAGTATTGGCTGACATGAAGCCAAGTGGTAAATATATGATGGAAGATATTCATGAAGCTGGAGGAATTCCTTCAGTAATGAAATATTTATTGAAAGTAGGATTGATTCACGGAGATTGTTTAACCGTAACAGGAAAAACAGTAGCGGAGAATTTAGCGTCTACTCCGGATTTACAAGATGGACAACAAGTAATCCACGAAATTCAAAAAGCCTTGAAACCAACAGGAAATATTCAGGTTTTATACGGAAATCTTGCTTCTGAAGGTGCTGTTGCAAAAATCAGCGGAAAAGAAGGAGAATATTTTGAAGGACCAGCTGTAGTTTTTGAAGGTGAATTTGAAGTAATTCCAGGTCTTGAGGCCGGAAAAATAAAACCGGGTAATGTAGTCGTCATCAGGTATTGTGGACCAAAAGGTGGTCCGGGGATGCCTGAAATGCTAAAACCAACATCGGCTATTATTGGAGCCGGATTAGGAAGCAGCTGTGCTCTTATTACAGACGGAAGGTTCTCTGGAGGTTCACATGGCTTTGTCGTAGGACACATTACACCAGAGGCTTATGATGGTGGCGGTATTGCTTTAGTAAAAGATGGTGATTTGATCGCGATCGATGCAGTAAAAAATACAATCGACCTGAAAATTTCCGACGAAGAATTTGCAGCTAGAAAAGCGGCTTGGGTTCAACCACCGTTAAAAGTTACAAAAGGAGTTTTGCTTAAATACGCAAGATCGGTTTCAAGCGCTTCTACAGGTTGCGTTACCGATAAATAA